A single region of the Fusarium fujikuroi IMI 58289 draft genome, chromosome FFUJ_chr05 genome encodes:
- a CDS encoding probable ketol-acid reductoisomerase (ilv-2) — protein sequence MASRNFTKALRGPARQLASAPRVQQRTFVAAARSAARVGAVARPVAAGPVQQQVRGVKTIDFAGHKEDVYERADWPQEKLLEYFKNDTLALIGYGSQGHGQGLNLRDNGLNVIVGVRKNGKSWKDAEQDGWVAGKNLFDVDEAISRGTIVMNLLSDAAQSETWPAIKPQLVEGKTLYFSHGFSPVFKDLTKVEVPSNIDVILCAPKGSGRTVRSLFREGRGINSSFAVYQDVTGKAEEKAVALGVAIGSGYLYKTTFEKEVYSDLYGERGCLMGGIHGMFLAQYEVLRERGHSPSEAFNETVEEATQSLYPLIGANGMDWMYEACSTTARRGAIDWSPKFKDALKPVFNSLYDAVKDGSETKRSLEYNSQPDYREKYEAEMKEIRDLEIWRAGKAVRSLRPENQK from the exons aTGGCTTCTCGCAACTTCACAAAGGCCCTCCGTGGCCCTGCCCGCCAACTGGCTTCTGCTCCTCGCGTTCAGCAGCGAACTTtcgttgctgctgctcgctCCGCTGCTCGTGTTGGTGCTGTTGCCCGACCTGTTGCCGCTGGCCCCGTCCAGCAGCAGGTTCGCGGTGTCAAGACCATCGACTTTGCTGGCCACAAGGAGGACGTCTATG AGCGTGCCGATTGGCCCcaagagaagcttcttgagtaCTTCAAGAACGACACCCTGGCCCTCATTGGCTACGGCTCTCAGGGCCACGGCCAGGGTCTTAACCTCCGTGACAACGGCCTCAACGTCATCGTTGGTGTCCGAAAGAACGGAAAGTCCTGGAAGGATGCTGAGCAGGATGGCTGGGTTGCTGGCAAGAACCTGTTCGACGTTGACGAGGCCATCTCTCGTGGTACCATCGTCATGAACCTTCTCTCCGATGCTGCCCAGTCTGAAACTTGGCCCGCCATCAAGCCCCAGCTCGTTGAGGGCAAG ACCCTTTACTTCTCCCACGGTTTCTCCCCTGTCTTCAAGGACCTCACCAAGGTTGAGGTTCCCTCCAACATCGACGTCATCCTCTGCGCTCCCAAGGGCTCTGGCCGAACCGTCCGATCTCTCTTCCGCGAGGGCCGTGGTATCAACTCCTCTTTCGCCGTTTACCAGGATGTCACTGGCAAggccgaggagaaggctgTTGCCCTTGGTGTTGCCATCGGCTCTGGTTATCTCTACAAGACCACCTTCGAGAAGGAGGTCTACTCCGATCTCTACGGTGAGCGTGGCTGCCTCATGGGTGGTATCCACGGCATGTTCCTCGCTCAGTACGAGGTCCTCCGCGAGCGCGGCCACAGCCCCAGCGAGGCCTTCAACGAGACTGTTGAGGAGGCTACCCAGTCTCTCTACCCTCTTATCGGTGCCAACGGCATGGACTGGATGTACGAGGCTTGCTCCACCACTGCCCGTCGTGGTGCCATCGACTGGAGccccaagttcaaggacgcCCTGAAGCCCGTCTTCAACTCCCTGTACGACGCCGTCAAGGATGGGTCCGAGACCAAGCGATCTCTCGAGTACAACAGCCAGCCTGACTACCGTGAGAAGTACGAGGcagagatgaaggagatccGTGATCTCGAGATCTGGCGCGCCGGCAAGGCCGTCCGATCTCTCCGACCCGAGAACCAGAAATAA
- a CDS encoding related to threonine dehydratase → MADLSTTPPLTRESVIEAHKLIGSYVHFTPVLTNQTITKLASTPRTAEELEGTRYAGRTPARPVLRLWFKCENLQRIGAFKARGAFHAIERLKKEPGWLEGGGKEKGVVTHSSGNHAQALALAARESGIKAHIVMPEISNPKKIAGTKGYGARVIFSGSTSTEREAMAAKVIAETGARLVPPYDHPDILLGQGTLGLEFQQQVSELMTADVVVDGQRRLFRAPVTGRDNEAPRTKKEKPGLDAIMTPCGGGGMLSGVALSCEGTGIRVFGSEPSFEGADDAKRGFESGTRITTVKTLTVADGLRTPVGEHPWSVIYGRRLVSGMYSVTEEEILAAMKLVFERFKLVVEPSACVPLAVALFDEDFRSMVEREAGEEGWDLGLVFSGGNIGLDAVGKLFEGNK, encoded by the exons ATGGCTGATCTATCAACAACTCCTCCATTAACTCGTGAGTCAGTCATCGAAGCTCACAAACTCATCGGCTCATATGTCCACTTCACGCCCGTCCTGACCAACCAGACTATCACGAAACTAGCTTCAACCCCTCGCACAGCGGAGGAACTCGAAGGGACTCGTTACGCTGGTAGAACGCCGGCCCGACCGGTGCTAAGACTCTGGTTCAAATGCGAGAATTTGCAACGCATTGGCGCTTTCAAAGCGAGAGGTGCTTTTCATGCCATCGAGAGGCTGAAGAAAGAACCAGGATGGCTAGAGGGAGGGGGCAAGGAGAAAGGAGTCGTGACACACAGTTCTG GAAATCATGCTCAAGCACTAGCCCTTGCGGCTCGAGAGAGTGGCATCAAAGCCCACATTGTCATGCCTGAGATTTCCAACCCCAAGAAGATCGCCGGAACAAAAGGCTACGGTGCTCGTGTTATCTTTAGCGGGAGCACATCCACTGAACGCGAAGCAATGGCCGCAAAAGTTATCGCTGAGACAGGCGCTCGACTTGTGCCGCCCTATGACCACCCGGATATTCTCCTTGGACAAGGCACCCTCGGGCTAGAATTCCAACAGCAAGTTTCTGAATTGATGACTGCTGATGTCGTCGTCGACGGGCAGAGGAGACTTTTCCGGGCACCGGTTACAGGGCGGGACAACGAGGCGCCGAggaccaagaaggagaaaccTGGCTTGGACGCTATCATGACCCCTTGCGGTGGCGGTGGTATGCTCTCAGGTGTTGCTCTGAGCTGTGAAGGCACTGGAATTCGAGTTTTTGGCTCGGAGCCATCGTTTGAGGGTGCAGATGATGCAAAGCGTGGATTCGAGTCTGGCACACGAATCACAACAGTCAAGACTCTTACAGTTGCTGATGGACTGCGCACCCCTGTGGGTGAGCACCCTTGGTCAGTCATATATGGTCGCCGCTTGGTATCGGGCATGTACAGCgtcactgaggaagagatcctGGCGGCTATGAAGCTGGTGTTTGAGCGGTTCAAACTGGTTGTGGAGCCCAGTGCTTGCGTCCCGCTGGCAGTAGCGCTGTTTGATGAGGATTTCAGATCAATGGTAGAGCGAGAAGCTGGCGAAGAGGGTTGGGACCTCGGACTGGTGTTCAGTGGCGGTAATATTGGTCTTGATGCTGTTGGCAAGCTCTTCGAAGGTAACAAGTAA
- a CDS encoding related to dityrosine transporter, protein MKPAGKKQEIDDEKIDAEREEDRQRPGTAVSSSIKSEHDVQDTIEPVVLGEPLGHIDTRRSTRRAQSRASSARSRALSVVPRSKRRGLFAKLTLVPEIAYPPDYKNSTKWFLTGIIALATAAAPLGSTIVYPALPVLVKEFNTSETVTNLSVALYMISMAIFPLWWSSFSEEFGRRSIYLISFTLFVIFSVLSAISKNITMLIVFRMCAGGASASAHSTGAGSIADLFEVFERGKAMSLFYLGPLLGPLIAPIVGGALTQEIGWQATMWFLAIYGLVVLLMILFFLPETLQRKPESTLPTTETQGLSRMRTMDSAKVKTKNFAKSARHFLIDPLGVLLYLRFPPVLITVLLAAIAFGSLYVVNIAIQQKFSRDPYNFGQLSIGLMYIPSGLGYICGSLFGGRWIDKIMAREARKAGRYDDNGKLIYLPEDRMRENAWVMTTIYPLALLMFGWVLRYGLHPVVPCLALFFFGISSMLVFSVATTMLTELIRKRSSSGVAINNFVRNTLSCIGAIVAAPWINAINVGWVFTILCICCLIISYVSIILLRKNATKWRKTMDEALAQ, encoded by the exons ATGAAACCTGCAGGGAAAAAGCAAGAaattgatgatgaaaagatcGATGCtgagcgagaagaagaccgCCAACGCCCGGGAACTGCTGTATCAAGTTCCATAAAATCAGAACATGATGTTCAAGATACCATTGAACCAGTCGTGCTCGGCGAGCCCCTGGGACATATAGATACTCGTCGATCTACCAGGCGTGCTCAGTCCAGGGCATCATCTGCACGGTCGAGGGCTCTCTCTGTTGTTCCGAGGTCAAAGAGGCGTGGTCTTTTTGCAAAATTGACATTGGTCCCCGAGATTGCGTATCCTCCTGATTACAAGAACTCGACGAAATGGTTTCTCACCGGTATCATAGCATTAGCCACAGCTGCCGCACCTCTAGGCTCGACTATTGTCTATC CTGCCCTTCCCGTATTGGTGAAAGAGTTCAACACTTCTGAGACTGTTACCAACCTGTCAGTCGCCTTGTATATGATATCCATGGCCATCTTCCCCCTATGGTGGTCCTCGTTCTCTGAAGAATTTGGCCGTCGGTCTATATATCTCATATCATTCACACTCTTTGTCATATTCTCCGTCCTCTCTGCCATTAGCAAGAATATTACCATGCTTATCGTCTTCCGCATGTGCGCCGGTGGTGCTTCCGCAAGTGCTCACTCGACAGGTGCAGGCTCAATCGCAGATCTGTTTGAGGTGTTTGAGCGTGGCAAAGCCATGAGTCTATTCTACCTTGGTCCATTGTTGGGGCCTCTGATAGCCCCTATTGTTGGTGGCGCGTTGACTCAGGAGATTGGGTGGCAAGCGACTATGTGGTTTCTCGCTATATACGGCCTCGTTGTCCTACTGatgattctcttcttccttcctgAGACGTTGCAACGCAAGCCTGAGAGTACATTGCCCACCACAGAGACTCAGGGACTCAGTCGAATGCGCACTATGGACtcggccaaggtcaagaccaAAAACTTTGCCAAATCTGCTCGACATTTCCTCATTGATCCTTTGGGAGTCCTCCTATACCTACGGTTTCCACCCGTCCTCATCACCGTGCTTCTTGCTGCCATTGCTTTTGGTTCCCTCTACGTTGTCAATATTGCCATCCAGCAGAAGTTTTCCCGCGACCCATACAACTTCGGCCAGCTTTCCATTGGTCTCATGTACATCCCCTCCGGTTTGGGTTACATCTGTGGATCGCTGTTTGGCGGGCGCTGGATCGACAAGATCATGGCGAGAGAAGCCCGTAAAGCTGGTCGTTATGATGACAATGGGAAGCTGATCTATCTTCCGGAGGACAGAATGAGAGAGAATGCCTGGGTAATGACGACCATTTATCCTCTGGCACTACTGATGTTTGGCTGGGTGCTTCGTTACGGTTTGCACCCTGTTGTACCATGTCTCGCCCTATTCTTCTTTGGAATCTCATCCATGCTTGTCTTT TCAGTTGCTACCACCATGCTCACAGAGTTAATCCGTAAGCGCAGTTCCTCGGGCGTTGCCATCAACAACTTTGTTCGCAACACGCTTAGTTGTATCGGCGCCATTGTTGCTGCTCCATGGATCAACGCCATTAACGTTGGATGGGTTTTTACAATTCTGTGTATATGCTGTCTCATTATTAGTTACGTTAGTATCATCCTGCTGAGGAAGAACGCTACGAAGTGGAGGAAAACTATGGATGAAGCACTGGCCCAGTGA
- a CDS encoding related to glutamate-5-semialdehyde dehydrogenase, protein MSLTNASPEAAASAAKTASFTLATLPASERNNALEAIHAALTASKDEILAANAKDLELARKAADEGGLSQALVSRLDLGKKGKWEDMLKGILDVRDLNDPIGQIQMRTKLDDDLIMERVSCPIGVLLIIFEARPEVIANIASLAIKSGNAAILKGGKESTESFVAISKVISSALETTKVPNSAIQLVTTRDVISQLLAQDRYIDLVIPRGSNELVRYIKESTKIPVLGHADGICHIYLTASANKEKAITAIVDSKTSYPAACNAVETLLVQESALNTIFPAVASALAAKGVSLRVDESSKAAISSLSLEGVQDATPQDYDTEHLSLTIGVKTVSSIDEAINHINTHGSHHTDAIMSSDSAEAERFMNEVDSAGVYWNAATRLADGMRYGFGTEVGISTNKIHSRGPVGLDGLTIYKYKIRGDYQATADYGDGEGKKPWKHEKLSL, encoded by the exons ATGTCTCTCACAAACGCCTCCCCCGAGGCTGCAGCTAGCGCCGCAAAGACAGCATCTTTCACTCTCGCAACCCTCCCGGCTAGCGAGCGCAACAATGCACTTGAAGCCATCCACGCTGCCTTGACGGCCTCGAAAGACGAGATCCTGGCAGCCAACGccaaggatcttgagctgGCAAGGAAGGCTGCTGACGAGGGCGGTCTTAGCCAGGCTCTTGTATCGCGATTGGATCTCGGAAAGAAGGGAAAATGGGAGGATATGCTCAAGGGAATCTTGGATGTGAGGGATCTAAATGACCCAA TTGGCCAGATTCAGATGAGAACAAAACTcgacgatgatctcatcatggagCGTGTTTCATGTCCCATTGGCGTCCTCCTTATCATTTTCGAGGCCCGTCCCGAAgtcatcgccaacatcgCTTCTCTCGCTATCAAGTCTGGAAATGCTGCCATTCTCAAGG GTGGAAAAGAGTCTACAGAGTCTTTCGTGGCCATCTCAAAGGTCATCTCATCAGCTCTTGAGACCACAAAGGTCCCCAACTCAGCCATCCAGCTCGTCACAACCCGCGACGTCATCTCCCAGCTCCTCGCTCAGGACCGCTATATTGATCTTGTCATCCCTCGCGGATCGAACGAACTTGTTCGTTACATCAAGGAGTCCACAAAGATTCCCGTTCTCGGCCACGCTGATGGTATCTGCCATATCTACTTGACAGCCTCTGCCAATAAGGAAAAGGCTATCACTGCTATTGTGGACTCCAAGACAAGCTATCCCGCTGCCTGCAACGCTGTCGAAACCCTTCTCGTCCAGGAATCGGCTCTGAATACCATCTTCCCTGCTGTTGCTTCCGCTCTTGCTGCCAAGGGGGTTTCCCTCCGAGTCGACGAGTCCAGCAAGGCTgccatttcttctctctcactcGAAGGTGTTCAAGATGCCACCCCTCAAGACTATGATACTGAGCATCTATCCCTCACCATCGGAGTAAAGACTGTTTCCTCTATTGATGAGGCCATTAACCACATCAACACCCACGGCTCTCACCACACGGACGCTATCATGAGCTCTGATTCTGCCGAAGCCGAACGTTTCATGAACGAGGTTGACTCAGCTGGTGTATACTGGAATGCCGCTACTCGTCTTGCCGACGGCATGCGTTATGGTTTCGGTACCGAAGTTGGTATCAGCACAAACAAAATTCACTCTCGTGGTCCAGTCGGCCTTGATGGACTGACTATTTACAAGTACAAGATCAGAGGTGACTACCAGGCTACTGCTGACTATGGAGACGGAGAAGGCAAGAAGCCCTGGAAGCACGAGAAGCTGTCCCTTTAG
- a CDS encoding probable single-stranded DNA-binding protein 68k chain, whose product MDAASALSRGALDVIFNDPDKASKLFPVPVLQCLQVKQMAPSAQGGDRFRLVMSDGQHYVQTMLATQANHVVHDNKLVRGCIARIKQYTPNNLKGKNILVILDIEVIESLGVQEKIGEPFAVDSKPAAQEGAIAGGDFYGVKKEESKTQPQQFQQQQQQSMPSRPANHAGSNIYPIEGLSPFAHKWTIKARVTSKSDIKTWHKATGEGKLFSVNLLDESGEIKATGFNDQCDAFYDRLQEGSVYYISTPCRVALAKKQFSNLTNDYELTFERDTVIEKAEDQTNVPQVRFNFCSIQELQSVEKDNTVDVIGVLKEVGEVGDITSKKDGRPFQKRELTLVDDTGFSVRVTIWGKSANSFDAPPESVVAFKGTKVSDFGGKSLSLLSSGTMTVDPDIPDAHRLKGWYDSAGRNDTFATHQNMATMGNATGRKEDLKTISQVKDENLGMDDQAYYTIKATIVFVKQENFCYPACLSQGCNKKVTQMPDGTWHCEKCAISHEKPEYRYILSLNVADHTSHQWLSCFDDSGRQIVGRTADEMMELKENDDNKFMAAFEEANCKKFTFRCRAKMDNFGEAQRIRYQVMTVTPLDFKSEGTKLDELIKQYESSSL is encoded by the exons ATGGACGCAGCTTCAGCGCTATCTCGAGGCGCTCTTGA CGTGATCTTCAATGATCCTGATAAAGCCAGCAAGCTCTTCCCGGTACCTGTTCTGCAATGTCTACAAGTTAAGCAGATGGCCCCTTCGGCTCAAGGGGGAGACCGATTTCGACTTGTGATGAGCGATGGGCAGCATTACGTTCAGACCATGCTTGCTACGCAAGCCAACCACGTCGTTCACGACAACAAGCTGGTTCGTGGTTGCATTGCCCGAATCAAGCAATACACACCCAATAACttgaagggcaagaa CATTCTCGTCATTCTCGATATCGAAGTCATCGAATCTCTTGGCGTCCAAGAAAAGATTGGCGAGCCCTTTGCCGTCGACTCCAAGCCAGCGGCCCAGGAGGGTGCCATTGCTGGAGGCGATTTTTATGgtgtcaagaaggaagagtcaAAGACACAGCCCCAGCAattccaacagcagcaacaacagtcGATGCCCTCCCGACCTGCCAATCATGCTGGCAGTAACATCTATCCTATCGAGGGTCTGTCGCCCTTCGCCCACAAGTGGACAATCAAGGCACGAGTTACCTCTAAATCAGATATCAAGACATGGCACAAGGCCACTGGCGAGGGAAAGCTTTTTAGTGTCAACCTGCTCGATGAGAGtggtgagatcaaggccacTGGTTTCAACGACCAGTGTGACGCTTTCTACGACCGCCTGCAGGAAGGCTCTGTCTACTACATCTCCACGCCTTGCCGAGTTGCCTTAGCTAAGAAACAGTTTTCGAACCTTACCAACGACTACGAGCTCACCTTCGAACGGGACACTGTTATCGAGAAGGCAGAGGATCAGACCAATGTTCCCCAGGTGAGGTTCAATTTCTGCTCCATCCAGGAACTCCAGAGTGTGGAGAAGGACAATACTGTCGATGTCATTGGTGTGTTGAAGGAGGTTGGCGAGGTTGGAGACATTACATCCAAGAAGGATGGCCGACCATTCCAGAAGCGAGAATTAACACTTGTGGACGATACCGGCTTCTCAGTCCGTGTTACTATTTGGGGCAAGTCGGCCAACTCTTTCGATGCTCCTCCTGAGTCAGTGGTTGCTTTCAAGGGCACGAAGGTGTCTGATTTTGGTGGCAAGAGTCTCAGTCTCCTCTCTTCTGGCACAATGACCGTTGACCCCGATATTCCCGATGCCCATAGACTCAAGGGCTGGTACGACTCTGCCGGTCGCAATGACACATTTGCCACCCACCAAAACATGGCGACCATGGGCAATGCTACAGGGAGAAAGGAAGACCTCAAGACTATTTCTCAGGTCAAAGATGAGAATCTTGGTATGGACGATCAGGCTTACTACACTATCAAGGCGACTATTGTTTTCGTCAAGCAGGAGAACTTCTGCTATCCCGCTTGCCTATCTCAAGGCTGTAACAAGAAGGTTACACAAATGCCTGATGGCACATGGCATTGCGAGAAGTGCGCCATCTCTCACGAAAAGCCGGAATACCGGTACATCCTCTCTTTGAACGTTGCGGATCATACCAGTCATCAATGGCTGAGCTGTTTTGACGATTCTGGTCGACAGATCGTGGGACGAACTGCCGACGAGATGATGGAGCTCAAAGAAAATGACGACAATAAATTCATGGCCGCGTTTGAAGAGGCTAACTGCAAGAAGTTCACTTTCCGATGCAGGGCGAAGATGGACAACTTTGGCGAAGCTCAAAG GATACGCTACCAAGTGATGACTGTCACCCCCTTAGACTTCAAGTCTGAAGGcaccaagcttgatgagtTAATCAAGCAGTACGAGAGCAGCTCGCTATAA